The proteins below come from a single Periophthalmus magnuspinnatus isolate fPerMag1 chromosome 7, fPerMag1.2.pri, whole genome shotgun sequence genomic window:
- the szrd1 gene encoding SUZ domain-containing protein 1, producing MDEEVAESWEEAADSGEMERRLEEKLRIAQREKESSIGSTRSPLRAAMVIQDESQPSAPPPQIRILKRPTNNGTIGSPLNQSRPTPQVKSLAQREAEYAEARKRILGSACPEDPPQDKASTDRKSGRNNNSTLPSEDSRSNNHTVRQPVGPDGTQGFRQHR from the exons ATGGATGAGGAGGTCGCCGAAAGTTGGGAAGAAGCGGCTGATAGTGGG GAAATGGAAAGACGGTTAGAGGAGAAGCTCAGGATCGCCCAGAGAGAAAA GGAGTCCAGTATCGGTTCAACGAGGTCTCCTCTGCGGGCTGCAATGGTGATACAGGATGAATCTCAGCCATCAGCCCCCCCTCCTCAGATTCGCATCTTGAAAAGACCCACAAACAATGGGACGATAGGCTCCCCCCTGAACCAGAGCCGGCCCACTCCACAGGTGAAGTCCCTGGCTCAGCGCGAGGCTGAGTATGCAGAGGCCCGCAAGAGAATACTGGGAAGTGCCTGCCCCGAAGACCCCCCTCAGGACAAGGCCAGCACTGACCG CAAATCGGGGCGCAATAATAACTCAACACTGCCTTCAGAGGACTCCCGATCAAACAACCACACAGTGCGCCAGCCAGTTGGTCCGGATGGCACCCAGGGTTTCAGGCAGCACAGATAA